In Trichocoleus desertorum NBK24, the following are encoded in one genomic region:
- a CDS encoding P-loop NTPase family protein, which produces MVSQIETPALNPLKTQGVGERRVAVEVSRRFPHAIEGLVQVFTCSHRSFFTSVMAQALRIAGQGTSVLVVQFLKGGIGQGYEHPVRLGQNLDWIRCDLPRCIDTPHLDETEMRSLLDLWHHTQAVVMQGKYDLVVLDELSLAINFDLIAETEVLAFLQKRPSYVDVILTGPEMPQAILDVADQITELRRSHQP; this is translated from the coding sequence ATGGTTTCCCAAATTGAAACCCCAGCCCTAAATCCCCTCAAAACGCAAGGTGTTGGAGAACGTCGAGTTGCTGTAGAGGTGAGTCGTCGATTCCCCCACGCGATCGAAGGATTGGTACAGGTTTTTACTTGCTCGCATCGCAGCTTCTTCACCAGTGTGATGGCGCAAGCACTCAGAATCGCAGGGCAAGGCACATCAGTCTTAGTAGTGCAGTTTCTCAAGGGTGGCATTGGGCAAGGCTACGAGCATCCAGTACGGCTAGGGCAAAATCTGGATTGGATTCGCTGCGATTTGCCTCGTTGCATCGACACCCCTCATCTAGACGAGACAGAAATGCGATCGCTTCTAGATTTGTGGCACCACACACAAGCCGTAGTGATGCAAGGCAAGTATGATCTAGTCGTCTTAGATGAATTAAGCTTGGCGATTAACTTCGACTTGATTGCAGAAACAGAAGTGCTGGCTTTCTTACAGAAGCGGCCTAGCTATGTAGATGTAATTTTAACTGGGCCAGAAATGCCGCAAGCGATCTTGGACGTTGCCGATCAAATCACAGAACTTCGCCGCAGCCATCAACCTTAG
- a CDS encoding NAD(P)/FAD-dependent oxidoreductase: protein MSVEYDLVVIGGTPAGGYAAKMAAELKARVAWVVPETWGEVDSESSGITHYALAHLGQMSQQFYQSQFFLSGQATDTGALTLAEHWPIMGQWIQRVAANWEEQTSPTVLSALGVEVIFSSGQFCRRPRFAFSVRDRLLRARSYLLALESGPVVPEIAGLSSTGFVSAAQVSGWFANQNLPKSVVILGGDPTGIALAQALVRLNTQVTLVVESDRILPHEDAEVAFLLQAQLEATGVRILTDTPVTQVRQIEQQKWVQVGNQAIAVDEIVLAMGQQPQLESLNLEAAGVQWSAPGIWCNQKLQTTNSRVYVCGNPIAGNLLPHVAQYEAAIALRNALFFPRYRANHQGIPLTLTTAPALARVGLTEQAARRRYGKAVLVLRQDFKSLAQAQIRGETTGLCKLVVHRNGSILGAHILGPEANELIAVMALAMRQQLKIEAIADLTTASPTFSEILSQTAAEWQLHRFQHNSMWQNFLEAWLNLRRSWSS, encoded by the coding sequence ATGTCAGTTGAATACGACTTGGTAGTAATTGGTGGCACCCCTGCGGGCGGGTATGCAGCGAAGATGGCTGCCGAGTTGAAAGCGCGTGTGGCTTGGGTTGTGCCCGAAACGTGGGGGGAGGTAGATTCAGAGTCATCAGGGATTACCCATTATGCCCTGGCTCATTTGGGTCAGATGTCGCAACAGTTTTACCAAAGCCAATTCTTTTTGTCAGGGCAGGCAACTGATACAGGAGCTTTAACCCTGGCTGAGCACTGGCCGATTATGGGGCAGTGGATACAGCGAGTTGCGGCTAACTGGGAAGAACAAACATCACCCACTGTGCTGTCAGCGCTAGGAGTTGAAGTAATTTTCAGCTCAGGGCAATTTTGTCGTCGGCCTCGGTTTGCTTTTAGTGTCCGCGATCGCTTGCTCCGAGCCCGTTCTTACCTGTTGGCTTTAGAGAGTGGCCCAGTGGTGCCAGAGATTGCGGGGTTGAGCAGTACTGGATTTGTCTCGGCAGCTCAGGTTAGTGGATGGTTTGCCAACCAGAATTTGCCGAAATCGGTGGTGATTTTGGGGGGTGATCCAACCGGAATTGCTCTGGCTCAAGCTTTGGTGCGGCTGAATACTCAGGTGACGTTGGTTGTGGAGAGCGATCGCATTTTGCCCCATGAAGATGCAGAAGTGGCGTTTTTACTGCAAGCCCAGTTGGAAGCCACAGGGGTTCGCATTTTGACTGATACGCCTGTAACTCAGGTGCGGCAAATTGAGCAGCAAAAATGGGTGCAGGTGGGAAACCAGGCGATCGCTGTAGATGAAATTGTATTGGCAATGGGGCAGCAACCGCAGCTAGAGTCTCTTAATTTAGAGGCGGCGGGAGTGCAATGGTCAGCACCGGGAATTTGGTGCAACCAAAAATTACAAACCACAAATTCCAGGGTTTATGTCTGTGGCAACCCGATCGCAGGTAATTTGTTGCCTCATGTCGCGCAATATGAAGCCGCGATCGCCCTCAGAAATGCGCTCTTTTTTCCGCGTTACAGGGCCAACCACCAAGGAATTCCCCTGACGTTGACTACCGCTCCAGCCTTGGCGAGAGTGGGCTTGACAGAGCAAGCAGCCAGACGACGCTATGGCAAAGCGGTGTTGGTGCTACGGCAGGACTTCAAAAGTTTGGCGCAGGCACAGATTCGCGGAGAAACCACCGGACTGTGTAAGTTGGTGGTGCATCGCAATGGCTCGATTTTGGGTGCCCATATTTTAGGGCCAGAGGCCAATGAGCTGATTGCGGTGATGGCTCTAGCTATGCGACAGCAGCTCAAGATTGAGGCGATCGCTGATTTAACGACTGCCTCCCCTACGTTTTCGGAAATCCTGAGTCAAACAGCGGCGGAATGGCAGCTCCACCGCTTTCAGCACAACTCAATGTGGCAAAACTTTTTAGAAGCTTGGTTAAATCTCCGGCGATCTTGGTCTTCCTAG
- a CDS encoding MAE_28990/MAE_18760 family HEPN-like nuclease, translating to MSIIDIATVLAEIEAEQTWRYDEIRFFQNQSTVVSLDKQDQFRRVLVLLLYAHFEGFCKFVLALYVNNINSINIKCGEANHAIAAASLSDLFKALRNPEKKCPEFQKVLPDETELHQFARHREFVEQSAKFEDRPVRIPENLVDTESNLKPVVLRKNLYRLGFSHEQLKHVEGDINRLLNYRNKIAHGESTSGIGLEEYLVLRSAAFKIMDEVKRLVLEALQNKHYLRQP from the coding sequence ATGAGTATCATAGATATTGCAACTGTGTTGGCAGAAATTGAGGCTGAACAAACTTGGCGATATGATGAAATAAGGTTCTTTCAGAATCAATCAACCGTTGTTTCTCTAGATAAGCAAGATCAATTTCGTAGAGTTCTTGTCCTACTTCTCTATGCTCATTTCGAAGGCTTTTGTAAATTTGTACTTGCTCTTTATGTAAATAATATAAATTCTATAAATATTAAGTGCGGAGAAGCAAATCATGCTATCGCTGCTGCATCCTTGTCAGATTTATTTAAAGCTTTAAGAAATCCTGAGAAAAAATGTCCTGAATTCCAAAAGGTGCTGCCTGATGAAACGGAGCTTCATCAGTTTGCTAGACATCGAGAATTCGTGGAGCAATCTGCAAAGTTTGAGGATAGACCTGTAAGGATTCCTGAGAATTTAGTAGATACTGAATCAAACCTTAAACCTGTTGTTTTAAGAAAGAATTTATACCGTCTTGGATTTTCTCATGAGCAATTGAAGCATGTTGAAGGAGATATTAATCGGCTTTTAAATTACCGCAATAAGATTGCACATGGCGAATCAACATCAGGAATTGGGTTGGAAGAATATTTGGTTTTAAGAAGTGCTGCATTCAAAATTATGGATGAAGTAAAGCGGTTAGTTTTGGAAGCTTTGCAAAACAAGCATTACCTACGCCAACCGTAG
- the dcd gene encoding dCTP deaminase → MIKNDTWITAMAAKGMIVPFEPQLVREVSGDANLAIRPVISYGLSSYGYDIRLSPAEFRIFRHIPGTVIDPKNFNPENLEPTKLHTDSNGSYFVLPAHSYALGVALEKLEVPTNVTVICIGKSTYARAGIIANLTPAEAGWRGHLTLEFSNSSSADCRIYANEGVVQLLFLEGEPCAVSYETRRGKYQDQPEAVTLARV, encoded by the coding sequence ATGATTAAGAACGATACATGGATTACAGCAATGGCAGCAAAAGGCATGATCGTGCCGTTTGAGCCACAGTTGGTTCGGGAAGTTTCCGGTGATGCCAACTTAGCAATTCGACCTGTCATTAGTTATGGTCTATCGAGCTATGGCTACGACATTCGTTTATCACCTGCCGAGTTTCGTATTTTCCGCCACATTCCCGGCACTGTGATCGATCCGAAAAACTTCAACCCAGAAAATTTAGAGCCGACTAAGCTGCATACAGATAGCAATGGTAGCTATTTCGTACTGCCCGCCCACTCCTATGCTTTGGGAGTCGCCCTAGAGAAGTTGGAAGTTCCTACCAATGTCACGGTTATTTGCATCGGCAAGTCAACCTATGCCAGAGCAGGAATCATCGCCAACCTCACACCTGCTGAGGCGGGCTGGCGCGGGCACCTTACTCTAGAGTTTTCTAACTCTTCCAGCGCTGATTGCCGCATTTATGCCAATGAAGGCGTGGTGCAACTCCTATTTCTAGAAGGGGAGCCTTGCGCAGTCAGTTACGAAACTCGTCGAGGTAAATATCAAGATCAACCAGAAGCCGTGACACTGGCGCGAGTCTGA
- a CDS encoding DUF262 domain-containing protein, translating into MTSSDTQGQKVVELISAIETQIERVHTQSLDISFNELLDMYKNGELDINPDYQRLFQWSEGARSRFIESLLLEMPVPPIYVIESSDGKYMLIDGLQRLSSYLHFRGELEAEHLDPTIKHGDKLMLSECDIVKELNGRTFDDLGTALQIRLKRAFVRVEVVRKASDPKFKYHMFKRLNTGGLLLTDQQLRNCTIRLLDPKFNDFIIELSKEDVFCDCIGSLNQERLLGSYDQELVLRFFAFKNYRDNFSHDVRDFLTEYMERVSDPEPAKSLPFDYENEGAVFRKTFLIFQKTLGEHAFAPANQARNKLTRNFAIYHFEAFTIGLQASLQRIDPESEEVIQILKNIFESIKYDTEFIRLTTGGGKNSRGPLRDRIEFVSIRVENAV; encoded by the coding sequence ATGACATCTTCAGATACCCAGGGGCAAAAGGTAGTTGAGCTAATTAGTGCTATCGAAACTCAGATTGAGAGAGTTCATACTCAGAGCCTTGATATTTCTTTCAATGAATTATTAGATATGTATAAAAATGGTGAACTAGATATAAATCCTGACTATCAACGTTTGTTCCAGTGGTCTGAAGGCGCGCGTTCTCGTTTCATTGAGTCACTTTTATTAGAGATGCCTGTTCCTCCAATTTACGTTATTGAAAGTAGTGATGGAAAGTACATGCTTATAGATGGGCTTCAGCGGTTATCATCTTATTTACATTTTCGGGGTGAATTAGAAGCTGAGCATCTTGATCCAACTATTAAGCATGGTGATAAGCTGATGCTGTCAGAGTGCGATATTGTTAAAGAATTAAATGGTAGAACTTTTGATGATTTAGGAACTGCTCTGCAAATTAGGCTTAAACGCGCTTTTGTGAGGGTTGAGGTAGTAAGAAAAGCTAGCGATCCTAAATTTAAATATCATATGTTTAAACGTCTAAATACAGGTGGATTACTATTAACTGATCAGCAGCTTCGCAATTGTACTATTCGACTTCTTGATCCGAAATTTAATGATTTTATTATTGAACTTAGTAAGGAAGATGTTTTCTGTGATTGTATAGGCAGTTTGAATCAAGAGAGGTTACTAGGTTCTTATGATCAAGAATTAGTATTAAGATTTTTCGCTTTTAAGAACTATCGCGATAATTTTTCACATGATGTACGAGATTTTCTAACTGAGTATATGGAACGTGTTTCTGATCCAGAGCCAGCAAAAAGTCTTCCATTTGATTATGAGAATGAAGGAGCTGTCTTTCGTAAAACGTTTTTAATTTTTCAAAAAACTCTTGGTGAGCACGCTTTTGCTCCTGCTAACCAAGCACGCAATAAATTAACGAGAAACTTTGCCATATACCACTTTGAAGCTTTTACTATTGGATTGCAAGCCAGTTTACAACGAATCGACCCTGAAAGTGAGGAAGTGATTCAAATTTTGAAAAATATTTTTGAATCAATAAAGTACGATACAGAGTTTATTCGTTTAACAACAGGTGGAGGTAAAAATTCAAGAGGTCCTCTTCGAGATCGTATCGAATTCGTCAGCATTAGAGTTGAAAATGCAGTATGA